Below is a window of Pseudomonas eucalypticola DNA.
ACAACGCTCAACATCAGCAACGCTTTCTTCATTGGTCAGTCTTCCTGTGGTGCATGAAATACAGCTCCCTGGCAAAACCCGGTGGCCAATCGTCAAAGGTGAATTCAAGCCTTGGGTGGCTCCGGCACGCGGCCGTAAATATCAGTGAAGCGCACAATGTCATCCTCGCCCAGGTACTCGCCGCTCTGCACCTCGATCATGACCAGGTCGATGACCCCGGGGTTGACCAGGCGGTGGGTGTGGCCCGGCTTGATGAACGTCGACTCGTTGGTGTCGAGCAGAAATTCGCGTTCGCCGTTGGTCACCCGCGCCATGCCGCTGACCACGATCCAGTGCTCGCTGCGGTGGTGGTGCATCTGCAGCGACAGCGAGGCGTTGGGGCGTACCACGATGCGCTTGATCTTGAACCGCTTGCCTTCCTCCAGCACGGTGTAGGTACCCCACGGCCGCGTCACGGTACGGTGCAGGCGGTAGGCATCGTGGCCCTGGCGCTTGAGTTCCTGGGCAATGTACTTGACGTCTTGGGTACGGTTGGCGTCGGCGATGAGCAAGGCGTCGGGGGTGTCGATGATGATCAGGTTGTCCAGGCCCACGCCGCCCACCAGGCGTTTGCGCGAATCGATATAGCAGTTGTGCACGTCATGCAGCACCGTCTCGCCATTGCACTGGTTGCCGTTGGCATCTGCCGGGCTCAAGTCGCGCACCGCCTGCCATGAGCCGATGTCGCTCCAGCCCAGCTGACAAGGTATGACCGCGACTTTCTGGGAACGCTCCATGATGGCGTAGTCCACCGAAATGTCTGGCGCGTTGCCGAAAGCGTTGCTGTCCAGCTCCAGCTGGATCTCGCGGTTGCCGTCCTTGCGATGGCTGGCCGCCAGGCACGTGTTGACGGCCTCGAGCACGTCGGGGGCGTGCTGCTCGAATTCGCGCAAAATAGCGTCCACGCGCATGCAGAACATGCCGGCGTTCCACAGGTGCAGGCCGCCCTTGAGGTATTCCTGGGCGGTGGCGGCATTGGGTTTTTCCACGAATTGCGCCACCTGGTAACCGCCGTGGCTCAGGGCTTGGCCCTTCTCGATGTAGCCAAAGCCGGTTTCGGCATGGCTGGGGACGATGCCGAAGGTCACCAGCCAGCCTTCGTCCGCCAGGCCGCGCGCCGCTTGCACCGCCGCTTCGAAGGCCTGGGTGTCGGTGATCAGGTGGTCGGCCGGCAGCACCAGTAGCTGGGCGTCCTCGCCATACAACCGCGCAGTGTGCAGCGCGGCCGCGGCGATGGCGGGGGCGGTATTGCGACCGAACGGTTCGAGAATGAAATCCAGACCGGCGTGGGTCTTGTTCAGCAGCCGGTAGTCGTCCAGGGTGCGGAAAAACACCTCGCGGTTGGTGACCGTCAACAGCCGTTCCACTCCCGGCAGGGACGTGGCGCGCATGAACGTCTTCTGCAGCAGGCTTTCGCCGTCTGGCAGGCGCATGAACGGCTTGGGCATGGCTTCACGGGAAACCGGCCACAAACGGGTGCCAGCGCCGCCGGCGATGATGCAGGGGATAAGCGCGCCCATTCAATATACCTCGCGGGTCAGAAGCACTGCCGGAACAGTGCGGAACAGGATGTAGAGGTCAAACCACACCGACCAGTTTTCAATGTATTCCAGGTCGAACTCCACGCGTTTTTCGATTTTTTCCAGGGTGTCCGTTTCTCCCCGGTAACCGTTGATCTGGGCAAGGCCGGTGATGCCCGGCTTGACCCGGTGACGCGAGGTGTACTCCTTGACCGCTTCCTCGAACAGAATCCCCGCCGCCTTGGTGGCCGTGGCGTGAGGCCGCGGCCCGACCATGGACATGGTGCCGCCGACCACGTTGAACAGTTGCGGCAACTCGTCCAGGCTGGTCTTGCGAATGAAACGGCCCACCCGGGTGATGCGCGAGTCTCCGCGCACGGTCTGCTTCTCGGCGTTGGCGTCAGCCTGATGCTGGTGCATTGAGCGAAACTTGTACACCTCGATCAGGCGGTTGTTGTAGCCATAGCGTTTTTGCTTGAACAGCACCGGCCCTGGTGAGTCGAGCTTGATGGCCAGTGCCACCAGCAACATGATCGGCGACAGCAGCAACAGGGCGAAGATCGAGATCAGCATGTCTTCCAGGCGTTTGAAAAACGGCGACCAGCCACGCAGCGGCACTTCAGACGCGTTGAACATGGGCAGGTTGGCCACTTCCGTGATGCGGTTGTGGGAATGGCGGAAGGCGACCATGTCCGGCACCAGCAGTACGTTCACCGGCAGGCGACGCAGTTCGCGGATGATGTAGTCCATGCGGTTTTCGGCCGACCAGGGCAAGGCGACCAGCACCTGGGTGACCTTTTCTTCGCGGATCAGTTGTTCCAGCTCCTGGGAGTTGCCCAGCAGCGGAAGATTGACCAGGGTCTTGGGCAGGCGGGCGATGCGGTCGTCGATGAAGCCGACGACCCCGGAGCGAATGTCCTGGTGCTGCAGCAGGTACTCGGCCAGACGCTGGCCGTTTTCCGTGGCCCCCAGAATGACCGCGTTTTGCAGGAACACGCCGCGCATCATCAGTTGCTGGAACACCGTGAGCAGGATCAGGCGTTCGATGCCAAACAGCACAAAGGTGCCGAAAAACCAGATGGCCAGTTCCAGGTTGCTGATGAAATCGAACAGTGACAATGCCCGGTGCATGAACAGCAACAGGCAGAAGGCCGACGCCCAGGCATAGAAAGTGGTCTGAAAGCGCAGCCGGTTGCTGAAGATGGATTCGGCGTACACTCCCAGTGCCTGGAAGATCAGCACGCTGAGGAAACCGAAGAAACACAGCATCGCCACATAGTTCTTGGTGGTGCCGACCGGGTCGTTCTGCTCCAGCGCCAGCAGCAACAGGCCGGGGGCGATGGCGGTGAGACCGTGAACCAGACGTATAGCGAACAGGAAATACTCGACCATGCTGGGTCGGGTCATCAGCAGACTGTCCACGGGTTGCAAGCGCATACTTCCCTCCCTTCAGACCATTGGCAATCCAAGGCCGACAACTAGCATTGCGGCAGTTCCATTTAGCGTCACGGGTATGACTGTTTTACGCGAGTTCCCATCCTTGGTGGCGGTTTCTTGTCGTTATGAGGTAACCGGGAGGGTGCGTCATTATTCTGCTGATGGCACGGAGCTACTGTAGAGCCGGGCAACGCCAAAAACAACTGCCTCTGTGGCACTTTGAAACATGAGTAAAGTCCATGAAACACCGCCTTGCGAGTGAAAAAGCGCGGAGCGCCAAAAAAATATTCAATACCTGAAGAACTGTATGGCTTTTTTTGACGCCTCTGTGGTCGAAAATTGACCATGAATGTTCGTTGATAGCGGAGGCAGCATGGCAGCGCGCAAGGCTTTTTTGATTCTTCATGGCAAGCAGGCCCTCAACGACGAGGTTCGCCGCGCGGTCGAGGCCCGGCGGGCCGAGGGCTGGGACCTGGCAGTGCGCCTGACCTGGGAGGCCGGTGATGCCGAGCGCCTGGTCCATGAAGCGCTGGGGCAGGGAGCGACACACATCATCGCGGGCGGCGGCGACGGCACGTTGCGCGATATCGCCGAAGCCATGGCCTTAGCCGCGGCCGATGCCAGCCTGGTGCTGCTGCCATTGGGAACGGCCAATGATTTCGCCCGCGCCGCTGGCGTGCCACTTGATTGCGCCGGCGCTTTGGCGTTATTGGACACGGCGCCCCAGCTGATCGATCTAGGGGAAGTGGATGGGCAGCTGTTTCTCAACATGGCGACCGGTGGCTTCGGCAGCCAGGTGACGGCCAATACGTCCGATGACCTGAAAAAGGTGCTGGGTGGGGCTGCTTACCTGTTTACCGGGTTATCACGCTTTGCCGAGCTGCGGCCGGCTTATGGGCAGTTGCGCGGGCCGGGTTTCGAATGGGAAGGGCAATTGCTGGCACTGGGCATCGGCAACGGTCGCCAGGCCGGTGGTGGCCACGTGCTGTGCCCACAGGCACTGGCCGACGATGGCCTGCTGGACGTCAGCATCCTGCCAGCGCCCACCGAGGTCTTCGGTACCTTGAAAGACCTGCTGGCCGGTGGCCTGGGCGTCGACAACCTGTTTGTCCGTGCGCGGCTGCCCTGGGTGCAGATCCACAGTGCCGAAGGCCTGGACATCAACCTGGATGGCGAGCCGCTGACGGGCGACAGCCTCAAGTTCAGCATTCGCCCGGGTGCCTTGAACGTGCACCTGCCCGCCGGCTCGCCGCTGCTCGGTGGCCAGCGGCCATAGCGGCAGGAGGCTCAGTGACCACGGTAGTGCAATGCCCCGGCAAAACCGGGCGCCATGCGGTGCTGCCTCCCCGAGCTTTCAGTCGTCCAGGCTGATGATGCGCTCGCGGACCGCGAACAGTACCAGGCCGGCTACGTCGAATATCTGCAAGCGCTTCATGATCTGCGAGCGGTGGGTCTCCACCGTTTTCACGCTCAGGCCCAAACCGTTGGCAATCTCGCGGGTGGACTTGCCGCGTACGATCAGACGCAGGATCTCCAACTGGCGAGCGGTCAGCTTGTGGTTGTCGTCGGCCGCCGGTTTGTTGCCTTGCACCCGAATCAAGGCCTGGTTGATCACGGTGTGGGCAATAGCCGGGCTCAGGTAGCGCTCGTTGCCGCGCAATGCATCCAGGGCCTGTTCGAGCTCGACGGCAGTGGTGTCCTTGAGCAGGTAGCCATGGGCGCCCATTTCCAGTGCCTGCATGATCATGTCCGGGTCGGTGTGCATGGACAGGATCAGCACCTTGCTGCGCATTCGCGCGGCTTGTAGCCGGCCCAGGGCCTCCAGCCCACCGGTGTCGCGCATGGACAGGTCGAGCAGGACGATGTCCGGGTCCAGGCAGCGGACCATTTCCAGCAACTGGTTGCCGTCGCTGGCTTCACCCACCACGGCGTAGCCGGGGATGTCGGACACCAGGGCGCGCACGCCCGCTCTGATCAGCGAGTGATCATCTACAAGCAGTAATTTGCAGATCATAAGCCTTTGCCGAGGTTGGCGCGTTCGAGGGCCCGCGGGGCCCAGGGAAAGAGTGCTTCAAGTTCAGTGCCCTGGCCGGGCTGGCTTGTCACTTTCAACCAGCCCCCGATCAGCGCGGCGCGCTCGTGCATGCCGGACATGCCGCGCAAGCCTTCGGCGGCCGGGTCGGCGACGGGGGTGAAACCCACGCCGTCATCGCTTATGTACAGGTGCAGACCCTCTGGCGTGCGGGCCAGGCGCACCAGCAGGTTGGCCGCCTGGGCATGGCGCAACAGGTTGGTGACGGCTTCCTGGGTGATGCGAAATGCCGCCACTGCCATCGCTTCGGGAATGCCGGTCATCTGCTGGTGGCATTCCAGGCTCCAGTGCACGTCGGTGTTGGCCAGGGTGCGCAGCAGGTGCGCACGCAGGCTGGCCCCCAGCCCCAGGCTGTTGAGCTGCCGTGGGTTGAGGATCGCCGACACATCGCGCACCTTGGTCAAGGTTTCGTCGATGGTGTCACGCAGCGTTGCGAAGTCATTTTCCAGATCATCGTTCATGCGCCGTTGCAGCCATTCGGTCTGCATCTTCGCCGCCGTGAGCAACTGGCCGATGTCATCGTGCAGTTCGCGGCTGAGGCGGTGCCGTTCGTTTTCCTGAACTTCCAACAGCCGGCTTGCCAGTTCCTGGGGTTTGAACGCAATGGACTTCTGCGCGCAGCGATGTTGGGCAATGACGCTGAGCATGGCCGCGATATTAAGTAGCAATAACACCGCAGACATGCTGGCACCGCTGATGAACGCCTGCGCATTGCCCACTAGCGAAAACAGGCACAGCAGCACTGTCAGCCAGCGCATGTGTTGCATGCTCCATGGCGACTGAACGTATTTTCTGAAACTGGCGTACATAGAGAACGGAGCCAAGAATTGATCGCTGCTGAAAACCGGTTAGGGCGTTGTTGAAA
It encodes the following:
- a CDS encoding response regulator, which codes for MICKLLLVDDHSLIRAGVRALVSDIPGYAVVGEASDGNQLLEMVRCLDPDIVLLDLSMRDTGGLEALGRLQAARMRSKVLILSMHTDPDMIMQALEMGAHGYLLKDTTAVELEQALDALRGNERYLSPAIAHTVINQALIRVQGNKPAADDNHKLTARQLEILRLIVRGKSTREIANGLGLSVKTVETHRSQIMKRLQIFDVAGLVLFAVRERIISLDD
- the yegS gene encoding lipid kinase YegS — its product is MAARKAFLILHGKQALNDEVRRAVEARRAEGWDLAVRLTWEAGDAERLVHEALGQGATHIIAGGGDGTLRDIAEAMALAAADASLVLLPLGTANDFARAAGVPLDCAGALALLDTAPQLIDLGEVDGQLFLNMATGGFGSQVTANTSDDLKKVLGGAAYLFTGLSRFAELRPAYGQLRGPGFEWEGQLLALGIGNGRQAGGGHVLCPQALADDGLLDVSILPAPTEVFGTLKDLLAGGLGVDNLFVRARLPWVQIHSAEGLDINLDGEPLTGDSLKFSIRPGALNVHLPAGSPLLGGQRP
- a CDS encoding sensor histidine kinase, with amino-acid sequence MYASFRKYVQSPWSMQHMRWLTVLLCLFSLVGNAQAFISGASMSAVLLLLNIAAMLSVIAQHRCAQKSIAFKPQELASRLLEVQENERHRLSRELHDDIGQLLTAAKMQTEWLQRRMNDDLENDFATLRDTIDETLTKVRDVSAILNPRQLNSLGLGASLRAHLLRTLANTDVHWSLECHQQMTGIPEAMAVAAFRITQEAVTNLLRHAQAANLLVRLARTPEGLHLYISDDGVGFTPVADPAAEGLRGMSGMHERAALIGGWLKVTSQPGQGTELEALFPWAPRALERANLGKGL
- a CDS encoding mannose-1-phosphate guanylyltransferase/mannose-6-phosphate isomerase, which codes for MGALIPCIIAGGAGTRLWPVSREAMPKPFMRLPDGESLLQKTFMRATSLPGVERLLTVTNREVFFRTLDDYRLLNKTHAGLDFILEPFGRNTAPAIAAAALHTARLYGEDAQLLVLPADHLITDTQAFEAAVQAARGLADEGWLVTFGIVPSHAETGFGYIEKGQALSHGGYQVAQFVEKPNAATAQEYLKGGLHLWNAGMFCMRVDAILREFEQHAPDVLEAVNTCLAASHRKDGNREIQLELDSNAFGNAPDISVDYAIMERSQKVAVIPCQLGWSDIGSWQAVRDLSPADANGNQCNGETVLHDVHNCYIDSRKRLVGGVGLDNLIIIDTPDALLIADANRTQDVKYIAQELKRQGHDAYRLHRTVTRPWGTYTVLEEGKRFKIKRIVVRPNASLSLQMHHHRSEHWIVVSGMARVTNGEREFLLDTNESTFIKPGHTHRLVNPGVIDLVMIEVQSGEYLGEDDIVRFTDIYGRVPEPPKA
- a CDS encoding undecaprenyl-phosphate glucose phosphotransferase, whose amino-acid sequence is MRLQPVDSLLMTRPSMVEYFLFAIRLVHGLTAIAPGLLLLALEQNDPVGTTKNYVAMLCFFGFLSVLIFQALGVYAESIFSNRLRFQTTFYAWASAFCLLLFMHRALSLFDFISNLELAIWFFGTFVLFGIERLILLTVFQQLMMRGVFLQNAVILGATENGQRLAEYLLQHQDIRSGVVGFIDDRIARLPKTLVNLPLLGNSQELEQLIREEKVTQVLVALPWSAENRMDYIIRELRRLPVNVLLVPDMVAFRHSHNRITEVANLPMFNASEVPLRGWSPFFKRLEDMLISIFALLLLSPIMLLVALAIKLDSPGPVLFKQKRYGYNNRLIEVYKFRSMHQHQADANAEKQTVRGDSRITRVGRFIRKTSLDELPQLFNVVGGTMSMVGPRPHATATKAAGILFEEAVKEYTSRHRVKPGITGLAQINGYRGETDTLEKIEKRVEFDLEYIENWSVWFDLYILFRTVPAVLLTREVY